In one Pseudomonas sp. 31-12 genomic region, the following are encoded:
- the flgJ gene encoding flagellar assembly peptidoglycan hydrolase FlgJ, with translation MDMRKGGLGVSSNDSGSYSDLNRLNQLKVGDKDSDANMRKVAQEFESLFLGEMLKSMRSATDALGKDNPLNTPAAKQYQEMYDQQLAVSMSREGGGIGLADVLMRQMSKNKPLAPGEAAAASAAKQEAAKAAVPTPVAAGTVATDGPLSRLNGQRPLWASRSVKAPTGEGTHHNDMELINQRRLALPPKLADRLLAGLVPSATTTAATTPNKTLLPERAATPVVTGAGPLFNGDWLPSPADNKSSGRLQVYGRAMAQIPLAPPKKAFSSADEFVNTMLPMAKEAADRIGVDPRYLVAQAALETGWGKSVMRAQDGSSSHNLFGIKASSSWKGESARAITSEFRNGEMVKETAEFRSYDSYKDSFHDLVTLLQTNNRYQDVLKSADNPEQFVRELQKAGYATDPAYASKISQIAKQMTSYQNYAAAGASTTPL, from the coding sequence ATGGATATGCGCAAGGGCGGCCTGGGTGTCAGCAGCAACGATTCGGGCTCCTATTCGGACTTGAATCGTTTGAACCAGCTCAAGGTCGGCGACAAGGACAGTGACGCGAACATGCGCAAAGTGGCGCAGGAATTCGAGTCGCTGTTCCTCGGTGAAATGCTCAAGTCCATGCGCTCGGCCACCGATGCGCTGGGCAAGGACAACCCGCTCAACACGCCGGCGGCCAAGCAATACCAGGAAATGTACGACCAGCAGTTGGCCGTTTCCATGTCCCGCGAGGGCGGCGGTATTGGTCTGGCAGACGTGTTGATGCGCCAGATGTCGAAGAACAAACCGCTGGCGCCGGGTGAGGCTGCGGCCGCATCCGCCGCCAAGCAGGAAGCGGCGAAAGCGGCCGTGCCGACACCGGTTGCCGCGGGCACCGTGGCCACCGACGGTCCGCTGTCGCGGCTCAATGGTCAGCGTCCGTTGTGGGCCTCGCGCTCGGTGAAAGCACCGACAGGCGAGGGCACGCATCACAATGACATGGAGCTGATCAATCAGCGCCGTCTGGCCTTGCCGCCGAAACTGGCCGATCGCTTGCTCGCCGGTCTGGTGCCTTCGGCAACGACGACCGCCGCGACAACCCCGAACAAAACCTTGCTGCCTGAACGCGCCGCGACGCCGGTAGTGACCGGTGCCGGACCGCTGTTCAATGGTGACTGGCTGCCTTCGCCAGCCGATAACAAATCGAGCGGACGCTTGCAGGTTTACGGCCGTGCGATGGCGCAGATTCCACTGGCGCCGCCGAAGAAAGCCTTCAGCTCCGCTGACGAATTCGTCAACACCATGCTGCCGATGGCCAAGGAAGCCGCCGACCGGATCGGCGTCGATCCGCGTTACCTGGTGGCCCAGGCAGCGCTGGAAACCGGTTGGGGCAAATCGGTCATGCGCGCTCAGGATGGCAGCAGCAGCCACAACCTGTTCGGCATCAAGGCCAGCAGCAGTTGGAAGGGTGAATCGGCGCGCGCAATCACCAGCGAATTCAGGAATGGCGAGATGGTCAAGGAGACGGCTGAATTCCGTTCCTACGACTCGTACAAAGACAGCTTCCATGACCTGGTGACTTTGCTGCAAACCAATAATCGCTATCAAGATGTTCTGAAGTCTGCCGATAACCCGGAACAGTTTGTACGCGAGCTGCAGAAAGCCGGTTATGCAACCGACCCGGCCTACGCAAGCAAGATTTCGCAGATAGCCAAGCAGATGACGAGTTACCAAAACTACGCTGCGGCGGGCGCTTCCACTACGCCTCTATAG
- the flgK gene encoding flagellar hook-associated protein FlgK, producing MSLLNIGMSGLAAGQSSLMTTGNNIANADTAGYSRQQTVQGTKASNQFGNVYIGTGTTLADVRRVYNSYLDAQLQTTTSLNSDAAAYAGQISPLDALLSDSGTGLNGALTKFFASVQNVNAKPGDDASRQLLLSDAQALSNRFNSVSSQLTQQNANINGNLTNMADQVNKLAATVAQLNQKISEISKSGGMPNELLDARNETVRQLSTFTGAQVIEHDGNLDVYLGSGQPLVIGGTASTLSMAPSLNDPSRMGIQLNRAGSSVDITSVMTGGEMGGLLRYRSTVLDPAMNELGRVALVVADQMNSLQAQGIDKNGAFGSNLFNSINSAAQMASRSIATVGNSAGSGNFDVTIADSGKLTINDYKVTFTSATDYTLQRLPEGTAMGAFSTLTTPPPVIDGFSMKLTGGTAAAGDTFKITPTRNAATNIKTEMTDSKRLAIAAPLGAAIAAGGSGTLTIPASGQPTLTTQFDIYDSATTTAIQNGLKTSTPVKIVFGAAGGTTQTYQMLDAQGNPLSSGTIVPGQNNTLSLTIPLVDASGAAINDPGPPIVQRTVSFDMTVAGSPGNGTAINVSLSQPGSLDNRNGTALAGLQTKQTVDTGSASNGISLNDAYGKLVSGVGAKAAQGKLDSAATEAILANAKGARDSLSGVDLDEETGNLVKYQQYYTASSQIIKAAQEIFSTLINSL from the coding sequence ATGAGTTTGCTCAATATCGGGATGTCGGGTCTGGCCGCTGGCCAATCCTCGTTGATGACTACCGGCAATAACATTGCCAACGCCGACACCGCCGGTTACTCACGCCAGCAAACCGTGCAGGGCACCAAAGCCTCGAATCAGTTCGGCAATGTCTACATCGGCACCGGTACGACCCTGGCCGATGTGCGCCGCGTCTACAACAGCTACCTCGATGCGCAATTGCAGACCACCACCTCGCTCAACAGCGATGCGGCCGCGTATGCCGGGCAGATCAGCCCGCTCGACGCCTTGCTCTCGGACAGCGGCACCGGCCTCAATGGCGCCCTGACCAAGTTCTTCGCCTCGGTGCAGAACGTCAACGCCAAGCCGGGTGATGACGCGTCGCGCCAGCTGCTGCTCAGCGATGCCCAGGCCTTGAGCAATCGTTTCAACTCAGTGTCCAGCCAGTTGACGCAGCAGAACGCGAACATCAACGGCAACCTGACGAACATGGCCGATCAGGTCAATAAACTCGCCGCCACCGTGGCGCAGTTGAACCAGAAGATTTCCGAGATTTCCAAGTCCGGCGGTATGCCGAACGAGCTGCTCGATGCGCGTAACGAAACCGTGCGTCAGCTCTCCACCTTCACCGGTGCGCAGGTCATCGAGCACGACGGTAACCTCGACGTTTACCTGGGCAGCGGCCAGCCGTTGGTTATAGGCGGCACTGCCAGCACCCTGTCCATGGCACCCAGCCTGAACGATCCTTCGCGCATGGGCATTCAGCTCAATCGCGCCGGCAGCAGCGTCGACATCACCTCGGTCATGACCGGTGGTGAAATGGGCGGCCTGCTGCGTTATCGCAGCACCGTGCTGGACCCGGCCATGAACGAACTGGGCCGCGTGGCCCTGGTGGTCGCCGATCAGATGAACAGCCTCCAGGCCCAGGGCATCGACAAGAACGGTGCGTTTGGCTCGAACCTGTTCAACAGCATCAACAGTGCCGCACAGATGGCCAGCCGCAGTATCGCCACCGTTGGCAACAGCGCCGGTTCAGGCAACTTTGATGTGACCATCGCGGACAGCGGCAAGCTGACCATCAACGATTACAAGGTCACGTTCACCAGCGCCACTGACTACACCTTGCAGCGCCTGCCTGAAGGCACCGCCATGGGCGCGTTCAGCACGCTGACCACGCCGCCGCCAGTGATCGATGGTTTCTCCATGAAGCTCACCGGTGGCACCGCCGCCGCCGGCGACACTTTCAAGATCACCCCGACCCGCAACGCGGCCACGAACATCAAGACCGAGATGACCGACTCCAAGCGTCTGGCAATCGCGGCACCGTTGGGTGCGGCTATTGCTGCTGGCGGCAGCGGCACATTGACGATTCCGGCCAGCGGTCAACCGACCCTGACTACGCAGTTCGATATTTATGACTCGGCCACCACTACAGCGATCCAGAATGGTCTGAAGACTTCGACGCCGGTCAAGATCGTGTTTGGTGCGGCGGGTGGTACGACTCAGACTTACCAAATGCTCGATGCTCAAGGCAACCCGCTCAGCAGCGGCACCATCGTGCCGGGCCAGAACAATACGCTGAGCCTGACCATTCCACTGGTCGACGCCAGCGGCGCCGCGATCAATGATCCGGGACCGCCCATCGTGCAGCGCACTGTATCGTTCGACATGACTGTGGCCGGTTCGCCAGGTAACGGTACCGCGATCAACGTCTCGCTCAGCCAGCCGGGTTCGCTGGACAACCGTAACGGCACTGCACTGGCCGGTTTGCAGACCAAGCAGACCGTGGATACCGGGTCGGCCAGTAACGGTATTTCCCTGAACGACGCCTACGGCAAACTGGTCTCGGGTGTTGGTGCCAAGGCGGCCCAAGGCAAACTCGATAGCGCTGCCACCGAAGCGATTCTGGCTAACGCCAAGGGCGCTCGGGACTCGCTGTCAGGAGTCGACCTCGATGAGGAAACCGGCAACCTGGTCAAGTATCAGCAGTACTACACCGCGTCTTCGCAGATCATCAAGGCTGCGCAGGAAATCTTCAGCACACTGATCAACAGTCTTTAA
- a CDS encoding flagellar hook-associated protein 3 — translation MRISTAQFYESSAANYQKNFANVVKSSEEASSLVRVNTAADDPVGASRLLQLGQQASMLDQYEANMTTIKGTLGQTEAVMTSIGNVLQRAKELALGAGNAGYTDADRQANASELGQIEEQLLSLMNTKDENGKYIFAGSKGDVVPFTRNTDGSYTYNGDQVTLDLPIGDTQSMATNSTGWEVFQQAINTTRTQATLTTPAVDDGRVVLSNGQVGSDVTYNAKFRSGEPYTVSFLSSTQLQITDALGNDVTAEASQNGVFSSTNAASQTVSFRGVDLKLNINLKTGDTNPDAVIAGHSFTLAAKPDSFNTSRSPGNPSTALVTDASVTNSTDYHASFPGGGAILKFTSATNFELYAAPLTANSKPVSTGTMAGTTATASGVSFTVAGTPGTGDQFSVAVNTHQTQNILDTVNQLKTALSTPTNNDPIAIQKMNAAVTAGMGNLSSGMDQLASSISSVGGRGASLVTQTDINQSLALANTQTQSAIRDSDPAEVMTRLTLQQTMLQASQLAFSKIAQLGLFNKV, via the coding sequence ATGCGCATTTCTACCGCCCAGTTTTACGAGTCCTCTGCTGCCAACTATCAGAAGAATTTCGCCAACGTGGTCAAGAGCAGCGAAGAGGCCAGCAGCCTGGTTCGTGTGAACACGGCGGCTGATGATCCGGTCGGCGCTTCGCGTTTGCTGCAGTTGGGTCAGCAGGCTTCGATGCTTGATCAATACGAAGCCAACATGACCACCATCAAAGGCACCCTCGGCCAGACCGAAGCGGTGATGACCAGCATCGGCAACGTGCTGCAACGCGCCAAAGAGCTGGCGCTGGGTGCGGGCAACGCCGGCTATACCGATGCCGACCGCCAGGCGAACGCTTCCGAACTGGGGCAGATTGAAGAGCAACTGCTCAGCCTGATGAACACCAAGGATGAAAACGGCAAGTACATCTTCGCCGGATCCAAGGGTGATGTCGTGCCGTTCACCCGCAATACCGATGGCAGCTACACCTACAACGGTGATCAGGTCACGCTGGATCTGCCGATTGGCGATACCCAGTCGATGGCCACCAACAGCACCGGTTGGGAGGTGTTCCAGCAGGCGATCAACACTACCCGGACTCAAGCCACGCTCACCACGCCTGCGGTCGATGACGGTCGTGTGGTGTTGTCCAACGGTCAGGTCGGCTCCGATGTCACCTACAACGCCAAGTTCCGCAGCGGCGAACCTTACACCGTGTCGTTCCTGAGCAGCACGCAGTTGCAAATCACCGATGCGCTGGGTAACGACGTGACGGCCGAAGCCAGTCAGAACGGTGTGTTCTCTTCCACTAACGCAGCCAGTCAAACCGTGAGCTTTCGTGGCGTTGACCTGAAACTCAATATCAACCTCAAGACGGGTGATACCAACCCTGACGCGGTCATCGCCGGGCACAGCTTCACGCTGGCAGCCAAGCCGGACAGCTTCAACACTTCGCGCAGCCCGGGCAACCCGTCGACTGCACTGGTGACTGATGCCTCTGTGACCAACAGCACCGACTACCACGCCAGCTTCCCGGGCGGCGGGGCGATTCTCAAGTTCACCAGTGCCACGAACTTCGAGCTCTATGCCGCGCCATTGACCGCCAACAGTAAACCGGTGTCCACCGGTACCATGGCCGGTACGACCGCGACAGCGTCGGGTGTTTCGTTCACTGTGGCTGGTACGCCGGGTACAGGCGATCAGTTCTCTGTGGCGGTCAATACGCACCAGACCCAGAATATTCTGGACACCGTCAACCAGCTGAAAACAGCCCTGTCGACGCCAACCAACAATGATCCGATTGCCATTCAGAAAATGAACGCTGCGGTCACTGCCGGTATGGGTAACCTGTCCAGCGGTATGGATCAACTTGCTTCAAGTATCAGTTCTGTAGGTGGTCGCGGTGCGTCATTGGTGACTCAGACCGATATCAACCAGAGCCTGGCACTCGCCAACACCCAGACCCAATCGGCCATTCGCGATTCCGATCCGGCTGAAGTGATGACCCGCCTGACTCTGCAGCAGACCATGCTGCAAGCTTCGCAGCTGGCGTTCAGCAAGATCGCTCAATTGGGGCTGTTCAACAAAGTCTGA
- a CDS encoding glycosyltransferase, producing MKPAPLVTIAIPAFNPQFFQTALQSALSQTYANLEVIVCDDSGGDEIREIIDACEVPVSIRLRYVRNPQRLGFQANLMACAQEASGDYLKLLCDDDQLLPECIAQQIVGFIDHDDVNLVIAQRQFYDADYILLSDRVENCCFSTGVTLFKGEDLLGILESSLVNFLSGLSGALLRTRHALEYLPALTQIGEGFIACLDFALFACLLRRGNLVVVSQVMSLERLHPARLSDQALVRAARMTELDWLKQMLVLRSGEPAPAPGWVRYLALADAIEGQAYAWEETALGRQLGFIQTMVHTRVGVECDSFADMYREWLSCRRLKPAQQRLLDTRLQSWSWRPRIVPIVLDNEGDVPALEETLKSIRQQTYAAEQVVVLSDLQHTPCDGVRHVRLENDSVAQFNRLLTQLDNADWIYLVRAGDRLNELALLLLAERMVEMPDVRCLYSDEGGLRDEVSIEPVFKPDFNLDLMRSYPYVGRVLALQRQRMIELGGMQDGFGELGGHDLVWRLVESNGPHAIGHIAEILVESALRLSQWLTQPQIIEQNPRVLAAHLQRLGAPHQIRPGSQPMINRVDYLHDELVMVSIVIATRDELGSLERCVESLLEKTACQRYEVLIVDHGSTAVDACNWLSAMEQMGSDKLRVLRCGHGDNLAAVQNFAAEHARGDYLLFLSPYSVVVNPDWLDELLNHAQRPEVGVVGGRLVSPQGRIEGTAQVLGLRGAIGVPNRGEPLNTPGYMQRQQTVQNFSAVGIDCLLVRKKVFDELHGLDEQNLAQALNGADFCLRVKQNGYLVVWTPYAELMRVVPSSAFNPAPRVLQAEQQSFYQRWLPVIARDPAYNPNLSLGTSNFSLEPGFKDGWDPFSRQLLPKILAIPINTTAVGHYRVAQPFRELEAAGRVVGHLSYHTPTGIDLERCSPDVIVLQGRYSQNAVDEVERVKNCSHAFRIFELDDYVIDVPKKNAHLRNAEVGVDKIVRRGVGLCDRVVVSTQPLADALRDMHHDIRVVPNMLAPHLWVGLTSQRRTSRKPRVGWGGGTSHDGDLAIIADVVRLLADEVEWVFFGMCPQALRPFVHEFHPSIGLEAYPTKLASLNLDLALAPLEFHIFNDCKSNLRLLEYGACGYPVICTDTEAYRGYLPCTKVVSNSTEEWLEAIRMHLSDPDASYRMGDALREEVLRDYMLKGNNLNYWAEGWLPN from the coding sequence GTGAAACCAGCACCTCTTGTCACCATCGCCATTCCCGCCTTCAACCCGCAGTTCTTCCAGACGGCGCTGCAAAGCGCGCTGAGTCAGACCTACGCCAATCTTGAAGTGATCGTCTGCGATGACAGTGGCGGTGATGAGATCCGCGAGATCATCGATGCCTGTGAGGTACCTGTCTCGATTCGTCTGCGCTATGTGCGCAATCCCCAGCGCCTGGGTTTTCAGGCCAATCTCATGGCCTGTGCGCAGGAGGCCAGCGGTGACTATCTGAAGTTGCTGTGTGACGACGACCAACTGCTCCCTGAATGCATCGCTCAGCAGATCGTCGGCTTCATTGACCACGACGATGTCAACCTGGTGATCGCCCAGCGGCAGTTTTACGACGCGGATTACATCCTGCTTTCCGACCGCGTGGAAAACTGCTGTTTTTCCACGGGTGTCACCTTGTTCAAGGGGGAGGATCTGCTGGGCATTCTGGAAAGCAGTCTGGTCAATTTCCTCAGTGGCCTCAGCGGGGCGTTGTTGCGAACCCGGCATGCGCTGGAATATTTGCCGGCCCTGACTCAGATCGGCGAAGGTTTTATCGCTTGTCTGGACTTCGCCTTGTTTGCCTGCCTGCTACGCCGTGGAAATCTGGTGGTGGTGAGTCAGGTGATGAGCCTTGAGCGTTTGCATCCGGCGCGGCTGAGCGATCAGGCGTTAGTCAGGGCTGCGCGAATGACAGAACTCGACTGGCTCAAGCAAATGCTTGTCTTGCGCAGTGGTGAGCCGGCGCCCGCGCCGGGCTGGGTACGTTATCTGGCACTGGCCGATGCGATAGAGGGGCAAGCCTATGCCTGGGAAGAAACCGCGCTGGGCCGGCAACTGGGCTTCATTCAAACGATGGTGCACACCCGGGTAGGTGTCGAGTGCGACAGCTTTGCCGACATGTACCGGGAATGGTTGTCCTGCCGTCGTTTGAAACCGGCCCAGCAACGTTTGCTCGACACCCGTTTGCAGAGTTGGAGCTGGCGTCCGCGCATCGTGCCGATTGTTCTCGACAACGAAGGCGATGTTCCGGCACTGGAGGAAACGCTCAAGAGTATTCGTCAGCAAACCTATGCCGCCGAGCAGGTGGTGGTGCTGTCTGATTTGCAGCACACGCCATGCGACGGCGTGCGTCATGTGCGTCTGGAGAATGATTCGGTTGCCCAGTTCAATCGACTGCTGACCCAGTTGGACAACGCAGACTGGATCTATCTGGTTCGCGCGGGCGATCGCTTGAATGAACTGGCTTTACTGTTGCTGGCAGAGCGCATGGTGGAAATGCCTGACGTGCGCTGCCTCTACAGTGACGAGGGCGGATTGCGCGATGAGGTGTCGATCGAGCCGGTATTCAAACCGGATTTTAACCTGGATCTGATGCGCAGCTATCCTTATGTCGGCCGTGTGTTGGCCCTGCAGCGACAGCGGATGATCGAGCTGGGCGGCATGCAAGATGGTTTTGGCGAGCTGGGGGGGCATGACCTGGTCTGGCGTCTGGTGGAGAGTAACGGGCCGCACGCAATCGGGCACATTGCTGAAATTCTCGTGGAGTCTGCTCTGCGTCTTTCCCAGTGGCTGACGCAGCCGCAGATTATCGAGCAGAACCCTCGGGTGCTGGCCGCGCATCTGCAGCGGCTCGGCGCACCGCACCAAATTCGCCCTGGCAGCCAGCCGATGATCAATCGTGTGGACTACCTGCATGATGAGCTGGTCATGGTCTCGATCGTCATTGCGACCCGCGATGAACTGGGCTCTCTGGAGCGTTGCGTCGAAAGTCTGCTGGAGAAAACCGCCTGCCAACGCTATGAAGTTCTCATTGTCGACCATGGCAGTACTGCCGTTGATGCCTGTAACTGGCTGTCGGCCATGGAGCAAATGGGCAGTGACAAACTTCGGGTGTTGCGCTGTGGTCATGGTGACAATCTGGCGGCCGTGCAGAACTTCGCTGCCGAACACGCCCGCGGCGACTATCTGTTGTTTCTCAGTCCCTACAGTGTCGTTGTGAACCCTGATTGGCTTGACGAGTTGCTCAATCATGCTCAGCGTCCGGAAGTCGGCGTGGTCGGCGGTCGACTGGTGAGTCCGCAAGGGCGTATCGAGGGAACGGCTCAGGTACTGGGGTTGCGGGGGGCCATCGGTGTTCCCAATCGTGGCGAGCCGCTCAACACGCCGGGTTACATGCAGCGCCAGCAGACGGTGCAGAATTTCAGTGCCGTGGGCATCGATTGCCTGCTTGTGCGCAAGAAGGTTTTTGACGAGTTGCATGGCCTGGACGAGCAAAATCTGGCGCAAGCACTCAATGGCGCTGACTTTTGCCTGCGTGTGAAGCAAAACGGATACCTGGTGGTGTGGACTCCCTACGCCGAATTGATGCGAGTGGTTCCATCCTCTGCCTTCAATCCCGCTCCCCGGGTGTTGCAAGCCGAACAACAAAGTTTTTACCAGCGATGGTTGCCGGTGATAGCCAGGGATCCGGCCTACAACCCCAATCTGAGTCTGGGTACCAGCAACTTCAGTCTGGAACCGGGATTCAAGGATGGCTGGGACCCGTTCTCGCGTCAGCTTTTGCCCAAAATCCTGGCGATTCCAATCAATACCACCGCAGTGGGCCATTACCGGGTTGCCCAGCCGTTCCGTGAGTTGGAGGCGGCCGGGCGCGTGGTGGGGCACTTGAGTTATCACACGCCGACAGGCATTGACCTTGAGCGGTGCTCTCCCGACGTGATCGTGTTGCAGGGGCGCTATAGCCAGAATGCGGTCGATGAGGTTGAACGAGTCAAAAACTGCTCGCACGCTTTCCGCATCTTCGAACTTGACGATTATGTGATTGATGTTCCGAAAAAGAACGCGCACCTGCGCAACGCCGAGGTCGGGGTCGATAAAATAGTGCGACGTGGCGTAGGGCTGTGTGATCGGGTGGTGGTCTCGACCCAACCTTTGGCCGATGCATTGCGGGACATGCATCACGATATCCGGGTGGTCCCGAACATGCTTGCGCCGCACCTCTGGGTCGGGCTCACCAGTCAGCGCCGTACCTCTCGCAAACCTCGTGTGGGTTGGGGCGGCGGGACGAGCCATGATGGAGATCTGGCCATCATTGCCGACGTGGTACGCCTGCTTGCCGACGAAGTCGAATGGGTGTTCTTCGGCATGTGTCCGCAGGCTTTGCGTCCGTTTGTCCATGAGTTCCATCCCAGCATCGGCCTGGAGGCCTATCCGACCAAACTGGCCAGCCTGAACCTCGATCTGGCACTGGCGCCGCTGGAATTTCACATCTTCAACGACTGCAAGAGCAACCTGCGTCTGCTGGAGTACGGCGCCTGCGGTTACCCGGTGATTTGCACCGACACTGAAGCCTATCGCGGCTATTTGCCCTGCACCAAGGTTGTGAGCAACAGTACCGAAGAATGGCTTGAGGCAATCCGCATGCACCTGTCCGACCCTGATGCGAGCTATCGCATGGGTGATGCACTGCGAGAGGAGGTGCTGCGCGATTACATGCTCAAGGGCAACAACCTCAACTACTGGGCCGAGGGCTGGCTGCCAAACTGA